The Corynebacterium simulans genome contains a region encoding:
- a CDS encoding SdpI family protein — MLAIAIIFFTLAAIFLIVGGLATARKLPGNSVVGLRLVEIRKTKEAWDNAHAIAGPFWMLAGVSLLFGGVVAISARGWMWTIPALTFVISILALSIGSNMGSRAAFLWDEAHKAEEGCGDSCNCGDDGCGSTEPEVDLGALRKAAEQADRA, encoded by the coding sequence ATGCTCGCGATAGCCATCATCTTCTTTACCCTCGCCGCCATATTCCTCATCGTGGGCGGCCTCGCCACCGCGCGTAAGCTCCCCGGTAATAGTGTCGTGGGCCTCCGCCTGGTAGAGATCCGCAAGACTAAGGAAGCTTGGGACAATGCTCATGCAATCGCTGGCCCATTCTGGATGCTGGCTGGTGTCTCTTTGCTCTTCGGCGGAGTCGTGGCGATCTCCGCACGCGGCTGGATGTGGACCATCCCGGCCCTGACTTTTGTTATTTCCATCCTGGCACTGTCCATCGGATCCAACATGGGTTCCCGCGCAGCCTTCCTGTGGGATGAAGCCCACAAGGCAGAAGAGGGCTGCGGCGACAGCTGCAACTGTGGCGACGATGGATGCGGCTCCACCGAACCCGAGGTAGATCTCGGCGCGCTCCGCAAGGCAGCCGAGCAAGCAGATCGCGCCTAG
- the trpCF gene encoding bifunctional indole-3-glycerol-phosphate synthase TrpC/phosphoribosylanthranilate isomerase TrpF, which yields MPKLPTVLEGIVAGRRTHLAEIRERIAHVDLANLPKSEHSLYDALNGTNRFIMECKSSSPSLGLIREHYEPGAIARIYSRYASAISVLCEPDKFGGDYDHLQTVAMSTHLPVLCKDFIVDPIQVYAARYYGADAILLMMSIVDDETYAELKTLADSLGLDVLTEAITKEEVDRAVAFGVDIIGINNRNLHDLSIDLTRSEKLAEYVPQGKIIVSESGIRDNQTVRRIGGHANAFLVGSQLTSQPDIDLAARRLVYGDNKVCGLSTPSAAQAARAAGAIYGGLIFEEDSPRNVSRETAEQIISHEPGLRYIAVSRRTSNFAKIAFDGIQAIQLHAPYQGSVEAERALIAEARKHSNFVWRAIDMTAPDAPDLARALAEDADLLILDTGRGGTGQTFDWSTVPRDVPALLAGGLNLENLKEALAVGTAGLDLNSGLETSRGKDSGLIARAFQTIRNYTNP from the coding sequence ATGCCTAAGCTGCCAACGGTGCTGGAGGGGATCGTCGCGGGGCGTCGCACCCACCTCGCGGAGATCCGTGAGCGCATCGCCCACGTGGATCTGGCGAACCTGCCGAAGTCGGAGCATTCGCTTTACGACGCCCTGAATGGCACCAATCGTTTCATCATGGAGTGCAAGTCTTCTTCGCCTTCACTCGGCCTTATTCGCGAGCACTACGAGCCGGGTGCCATCGCGCGCATCTACTCCCGCTATGCCTCGGCAATTTCGGTACTGTGCGAGCCCGATAAGTTCGGCGGCGATTATGATCATCTGCAGACCGTCGCGATGTCCACACATCTGCCGGTGCTGTGCAAGGACTTCATCGTCGACCCGATTCAAGTTTATGCCGCACGCTACTACGGCGCCGACGCCATCTTGTTAATGATGTCCATCGTCGACGACGAGACCTACGCGGAGCTGAAGACGCTCGCCGATTCCTTAGGACTGGACGTACTGACGGAGGCGATTACCAAGGAGGAGGTCGACCGCGCCGTCGCCTTCGGCGTCGACATCATCGGCATCAATAATCGGAACCTCCACGATCTGAGCATCGACCTGACGCGTTCGGAAAAGCTCGCGGAATATGTTCCGCAAGGCAAGATCATTGTCTCCGAGTCAGGCATCCGCGATAACCAGACGGTGCGCCGCATCGGCGGCCACGCCAACGCTTTCCTCGTCGGCTCTCAACTGACGAGCCAGCCGGACATTGACCTAGCCGCGCGCCGCCTCGTCTACGGCGACAACAAGGTCTGCGGACTCAGTACTCCTTCCGCGGCACAGGCAGCCCGCGCGGCCGGTGCCATCTACGGTGGACTCATCTTCGAGGAGGACTCTCCGCGCAATGTTTCACGTGAAACTGCGGAACAGATCATCAGCCACGAGCCGGGGCTGCGTTACATCGCCGTCTCTCGCCGCACGTCCAACTTCGCGAAGATTGCATTCGACGGCATCCAGGCAATCCAGTTGCATGCCCCATATCAGGGGAGCGTCGAGGCCGAGCGCGCTCTCATCGCGGAGGCCCGCAAGCATTCGAACTTTGTCTGGCGTGCCATCGACATGACGGCGCCGGATGCCCCGGACTTGGCACGGGCGCTTGCCGAAGACGCGGATCTCCTCATCCTCGACACCGGCCGCGGCGGCACGGGGCAGACCTTCGATTGGTCCACGGTTCCACGTGATGTCCCGGCCCTCCTCGCTGGGGGACTCAACCTCGAAAATCTGAAAGAAGCGCTCGCCGTCGGCACCGCCGGCCTCGACCTCAACTCCGGATTGGAGACCTCCCGCGGCAAGGACTCTGGCCTTATCGCCCGCGCCTTCCAAACCATCCGCAACTACACAAATCCTTAA
- a CDS encoding CCA tRNA nucleotidyltransferase, producing MNFQDTQLNGVEKTLASLSGLAEQFRARGNRLYLVGGSVRDALLSRLGHDLDFTTDARPEVVQEILEGWAEKVWDTGIDFGTVSAVYKGQQIEITTFRSDSYDGDSRNPEVVFGDTLEGDLVRRDFKVNAMAIELKEDGFEFHDPMGGLSDLQNKILDTPDKPEISFHDDPLRMLRAARFASQLEFQVADRVKAAMEEMAGEIRRITVERVQVELDKLILGKRPETGIDLLVDTGILDHVFPEIPALRMAPDEHAQHKDVYVHSLTVLRQAIDQEEEPDLILRWAALLHDVGKPDTRDTTNGKVTFHHHEVVGAKLVRKRLRKLKYPKATVEAIGQLVYLHMRFHGFGEGQWTDSAVRRYVTDAGDLLPRLHKIVRADCTTRNEKKARRLQRTYDHLEERIAEIAKKEDLAKVRPDLDGNEIMEILGLQPGPEVGQAWSYLKELRLEEGPLGREVAIAKLRQWWESR from the coding sequence GTGAATTTTCAGGACACTCAGCTAAACGGCGTTGAAAAGACTCTAGCCTCGCTCAGTGGCCTCGCAGAGCAATTTCGTGCTCGCGGAAACCGGCTCTATCTAGTCGGCGGCTCTGTGCGTGACGCGTTGTTGTCGCGCCTCGGCCACGATCTTGACTTCACCACGGATGCGCGTCCCGAGGTGGTCCAGGAGATTTTGGAAGGCTGGGCCGAAAAGGTCTGGGATACCGGCATCGACTTCGGCACTGTATCGGCCGTCTATAAAGGCCAGCAGATCGAGATCACCACTTTCCGCTCCGATTCCTATGATGGGGATTCCCGTAACCCCGAGGTAGTCTTCGGCGACACCCTCGAAGGTGATCTGGTCCGCCGCGACTTCAAGGTCAACGCCATGGCCATCGAGCTTAAGGAAGATGGGTTTGAGTTCCACGACCCGATGGGTGGCCTAAGCGATCTGCAAAACAAGATCCTCGATACTCCTGATAAACCGGAGATCTCTTTCCACGATGACCCGCTGCGGATGCTGCGTGCTGCGCGCTTTGCCTCGCAGCTGGAATTCCAGGTGGCAGATCGCGTCAAGGCCGCGATGGAAGAAATGGCTGGCGAGATCCGCCGTATCACCGTCGAGCGCGTGCAGGTCGAGCTGGATAAGCTGATCCTGGGCAAGCGCCCGGAAACGGGCATTGACCTGCTCGTTGATACCGGAATCCTAGATCATGTTTTCCCCGAGATTCCGGCGTTGCGTATGGCGCCCGATGAGCATGCACAGCACAAGGACGTCTATGTCCACTCGCTGACCGTGCTGCGGCAGGCCATCGATCAGGAGGAAGAGCCGGACCTTATCCTGCGCTGGGCAGCCTTGCTTCACGACGTCGGCAAGCCCGATACCCGCGATACCACCAACGGCAAGGTGACCTTCCATCACCACGAGGTCGTCGGCGCGAAGCTGGTGCGCAAGCGCCTGCGCAAGTTGAAGTACCCCAAGGCCACCGTCGAGGCCATCGGCCAGCTGGTCTACCTGCACATGCGCTTCCATGGCTTTGGTGAAGGCCAATGGACCGACTCTGCCGTGCGCCGCTACGTCACCGACGCGGGCGATCTCCTTCCTCGACTGCACAAGATCGTGCGCGCCGATTGCACCACCCGCAACGAAAAGAAGGCTCGCCGCCTGCAGCGCACTTACGATCACTTGGAAGAACGCATCGCGGAGATCGCTAAGAAGGAAGATCTGGCCAAGGTGCGTCCGGATCTCGACGGCAACGAGATCATGGAGATCCTCGGCCTGCAGCCCGGGCCGGAGGTTGGCCAAGCTTGGTCTTATCTTAAGGAATTGCGCTTGGAGGAAGGCCCGCTGGGGCGCGAGGTTGCTATTGCAAAGCTGCGTCAGTGGTGGGAGTCTAGGTAA
- the trpA gene encoding tryptophan synthase subunit alpha, giving the protein MSHYDTLFAALKDEGAFVPFIMLSDPSLEVALEIVRAAVAGGADALELGVPFSDPVADGPTIQASHIRALANGATVDAAIEQIKQIRSEFPELPIGMLIYGNVPFTRGIENFYQEFHDAGADSILLPDVPVREGAPFVAAAEKAGVDPIFIAPAQASEKTLAGVAKYSKGYIYAISRDGVTGTEKASETRGLDEVVANVKRFEGAPVLLGFGISTPEHVADAIAAGAAGAITGSAITKIIEKHVSRETDIDIDALKQDITDFVASMKAATKR; this is encoded by the coding sequence ATGAGCCACTACGACACCCTGTTTGCCGCCCTCAAGGACGAGGGAGCATTCGTTCCTTTCATCATGCTGAGCGATCCCTCTCTGGAAGTAGCTCTGGAGATCGTCCGCGCGGCCGTCGCCGGCGGTGCCGACGCCCTCGAGTTGGGCGTTCCTTTCTCCGACCCAGTTGCCGATGGCCCGACGATTCAGGCCTCGCACATCCGCGCGCTAGCCAACGGCGCGACCGTCGATGCCGCAATTGAGCAGATCAAGCAGATTCGCTCCGAGTTTCCGGAGCTTCCCATCGGCATGCTGATCTACGGCAACGTCCCATTCACCCGCGGCATCGAGAACTTCTATCAGGAGTTCCACGATGCGGGTGCAGATAGCATCCTGCTTCCCGACGTCCCGGTGCGCGAAGGCGCCCCATTCGTCGCGGCCGCGGAAAAGGCTGGCGTCGACCCAATCTTCATCGCACCGGCACAGGCGAGCGAGAAGACCTTGGCAGGCGTGGCTAAGTACTCCAAGGGTTACATCTATGCCATCTCCCGCGATGGCGTGACTGGTACGGAGAAAGCCTCAGAGACCCGCGGCCTCGACGAAGTGGTCGCCAACGTCAAACGCTTCGAAGGCGCTCCGGTTCTCCTCGGCTTCGGCATCTCCACCCCAGAACATGTTGCCGACGCCATCGCCGCCGGCGCAGCGGGCGCTATCACCGGCTCCGCAATCACCAAGATCATTGAGAAGCACGTTTCACGTGAAACCGACATTGATATCGATGCCCTTAAGCAAGACATCACCGACTTCGTCGCATCCATGAAGGCCGCAACCAAGCGGTAA
- a CDS encoding branched-chain amino acid transporter permease, with translation MPAGVSLSMVAAVLLPICVVTLLLRELPFSFIKALKGSQFIGLLGMTMPVGVMTVLVVYTVYGQKEAPGGILAALIGVVITAGLHWWRKSSAFSIFGGTVAYVLLVNFVF, from the coding sequence ATGCCAGCTGGCGTAAGTCTGTCCATGGTAGCGGCGGTGTTGCTGCCAATCTGCGTTGTTACTCTGCTGTTGCGTGAGCTGCCCTTTTCCTTCATCAAGGCGCTGAAAGGCAGCCAGTTCATCGGCCTGCTCGGCATGACGATGCCGGTGGGCGTTATGACCGTCCTGGTGGTTTATACCGTCTATGGACAAAAAGAAGCGCCCGGCGGAATCCTCGCCGCCTTGATTGGTGTGGTGATTACTGCCGGGCTGCACTGGTGGCGAAAGAGCTCCGCTTTCTCGATCTTCGGCGGGACTGTCGCCTATGTGCTTTTAGTTAACTTCGTCTTCTAA
- a CDS encoding YqgE/AlgH family protein, with product MYADRLFNALERNEPAPGQLLIAAPGMLSPEFARSVILVIEHNDVMTFGVDLTKRSEVAVFNVLPEWLPLVAKPQALYIGGPMNQQSVIALGMTKQGVRIEQEPQLNKLAPRLVHVDLRAEPEEIAELVAGARFFAGYAEWGPGQLSEEIDRGDWYVAPALAQDVLTPGAADLWGDVMKRQPMPLPLYSTYPANINDN from the coding sequence ATGTATGCCGATAGACTTTTCAACGCCCTAGAGCGCAACGAGCCCGCCCCCGGCCAGCTTTTGATCGCTGCACCGGGCATGCTTTCTCCTGAATTCGCTCGCTCGGTGATCTTGGTGATCGAGCACAACGACGTGATGACCTTCGGCGTCGATCTGACCAAGCGCTCCGAAGTGGCCGTGTTCAACGTGCTTCCTGAGTGGCTGCCCCTCGTGGCTAAGCCGCAGGCGCTCTACATCGGTGGCCCGATGAATCAGCAATCCGTCATAGCGCTTGGCATGACTAAGCAGGGCGTGCGCATCGAGCAGGAGCCACAGCTCAATAAGCTTGCCCCGCGCCTGGTGCACGTGGATCTGCGTGCTGAGCCCGAGGAGATCGCTGAGCTTGTCGCCGGCGCGCGTTTCTTCGCCGGCTATGCGGAGTGGGGCCCTGGCCAATTATCGGAAGAAATTGATCGCGGCGACTGGTACGTTGCTCCGGCGCTTGCGCAAGACGTGCTCACTCCCGGTGCCGCTGACCTGTGGGGCGATGTTATGAAGCGTCAGCCTATGCCGTTGCCTTTGTATTCCACATACCCAGCGAATATTAATGACAACTAA
- the trpB gene encoding tryptophan synthase subunit beta, with amino-acid sequence MTETQETRETLLPAYFGEFGGQFVPESLIPALDQLEQAFVDAQNDPSFREDLAGYLKDYLGRPTPLTEATKLGGKARIFLKREDLVHGGAHKTNQVIGQALLAKRMGKTRIIAETGAGQHGTATALACALLDLECVVYMGAKDVERQQPNVYRMELMGAKVVPVDTGSGTLKDAVNEALRDWTATFHESHYLLGTAAGPHPFPTIVREFHKVISEEAKAQMIEQTGALPDLVVACVGGGSNAIGMFADFIEDEGVELVGAEPGGEGLDSGKHGATINNGTVGILHGARSYLMRNADGQVEESYSISAGLDYPGVGPQHAHLSKTGRAKYVGITDAEALEAFQLLSKKEGIIPALESSHALAYALKRKEEDITILVSLSGRGDKDIDHVRHTLEQNPQLRLKEEN; translated from the coding sequence ATGACTGAAACACAAGAAACCAGGGAAACCTTGCTCCCAGCCTACTTCGGTGAATTCGGCGGGCAATTCGTGCCAGAATCCCTCATCCCAGCTCTCGATCAGCTTGAGCAAGCCTTCGTAGATGCCCAGAACGATCCCTCCTTCCGTGAGGATCTCGCCGGCTACCTGAAGGATTACCTCGGCCGCCCGACTCCGCTGACTGAGGCAACCAAGCTAGGCGGCAAGGCCCGCATCTTCCTCAAACGTGAGGACTTGGTGCACGGTGGTGCACACAAGACGAACCAAGTAATCGGCCAAGCTCTGCTGGCCAAGCGCATGGGCAAGACCCGCATCATCGCAGAGACCGGCGCCGGCCAGCATGGCACCGCCACCGCACTGGCTTGCGCGCTGCTCGACCTTGAGTGCGTGGTCTACATGGGAGCCAAGGATGTCGAGCGCCAGCAGCCCAACGTCTACCGCATGGAACTCATGGGCGCCAAAGTCGTCCCAGTCGACACCGGTTCCGGCACCCTCAAGGACGCCGTTAACGAAGCACTGCGTGATTGGACCGCAACCTTCCACGAGTCCCACTATCTCCTCGGTACTGCCGCCGGCCCGCACCCATTCCCAACCATCGTGCGCGAGTTCCACAAGGTCATCTCTGAAGAGGCCAAGGCACAGATGATCGAACAGACTGGCGCGCTGCCAGACCTCGTCGTCGCCTGTGTCGGCGGCGGCTCCAATGCCATCGGCATGTTTGCCGATTTCATCGAAGACGAGGGAGTCGAGCTAGTTGGCGCTGAGCCAGGAGGCGAGGGCCTCGACTCCGGTAAGCACGGCGCCACCATCAACAACGGAACGGTAGGCATCCTCCACGGTGCGCGCTCCTATCTGATGCGCAATGCTGACGGCCAAGTAGAGGAGTCTTACTCCATATCCGCCGGCCTGGATTACCCGGGCGTCGGCCCACAGCACGCACACCTGTCTAAGACCGGCCGCGCTAAGTACGTCGGCATCACCGATGCCGAGGCACTCGAAGCCTTTCAGCTACTGAGCAAGAAAGAGGGCATCATCCCGGCCCTCGAATCTTCCCACGCTCTGGCCTACGCGTTGAAGCGTAAAGAAGAAGACATCACCATCCTCGTATCCCTTTCTGGCCGCGGCGATAAAGACATCGACCATGTCCGTCACACCCTCGAGCAGAACCCACAGCTGCGCCTCAAGGAGGAAAACTAA
- a CDS encoding AzlC family ABC transporter permease: MREEILKGLKDTAPVALGLVPLGLAFGILIVQTGYDWWWAPIFSTVIYAGSMEFLAINMVTAGTSAIASLVTGFMVNFRHIFYGLTFPRDNIHGRLGRAYATYALTDEAYAIVSSKPKDEEVSGPRILTIQGLIQSSWVCSGIVGALAGQVIPADIKGLEFALVALFVVLTMDAFQNNKDYSLPLSAAVCGILSAVLFPGQVLMVALAAYFLLLLMRHFSPRLDTAMILRRGER; this comes from the coding sequence ATGCGTGAGGAGATTCTTAAAGGTCTGAAAGATACTGCGCCGGTAGCCTTAGGACTCGTACCGCTTGGACTCGCGTTCGGAATCCTGATTGTGCAAACCGGCTACGACTGGTGGTGGGCGCCCATCTTTTCCACCGTTATTTATGCGGGTTCGATGGAGTTCCTCGCCATCAATATGGTTACGGCAGGCACCAGTGCAATTGCCTCGTTGGTCACTGGTTTCATGGTTAACTTCCGCCATATTTTCTACGGGCTTACATTCCCACGAGATAACATCCACGGCCGTCTGGGCCGCGCTTATGCCACTTATGCGCTAACCGACGAGGCCTATGCCATCGTTTCCTCCAAGCCTAAGGATGAGGAAGTTAGCGGCCCACGCATCCTTACTATTCAGGGTCTGATTCAGTCCTCCTGGGTGTGCAGCGGAATCGTCGGCGCTCTTGCTGGCCAGGTTATCCCCGCGGATATCAAGGGCCTCGAATTCGCCCTCGTGGCGCTCTTCGTTGTCCTGACCATGGATGCCTTCCAAAACAACAAGGATTACTCTCTGCCGCTTTCCGCAGCAGTGTGTGGCATTCTTTCCGCGGTGCTGTTTCCGGGGCAGGTTCTCATGGTCGCACTGGCAGCCTATTTCTTGCTGCTGTTGATGCGTCACTTCTCTCCACGTCTTGATACCGCAATGATTTTGCGAAGGGGTGAGCGTTAA
- the trpD gene encoding anthranilate phosphoribosyltransferase, whose product MEDENALKLLQEYLNTAEPTLEQAGKVFTSLTVGEYDDIHIAALLIHIRTRGETLADVAGAAHAFLKAGRPFPITGEGLMDTAGTGGDGANTINITTAASLVAASDGVKMIKHGNRSVSSKSGSADVLEALNIPLDLNPERAVRQFEESNFTLLFAPAYNPAVAHVQPVRKTLGISTIFNTLGPLLSPGRPEFQIMGIAKPAQGRLIAEVFKELGRTRALVVHGAGTDEIAVHGTTHVWELKDGEITEYDVTPESLGIERHELADLVGGDGAENAQLLRDVFAGEGKPAHRDAIVAAAGAMFYLYGKTATIAEGVAHAKEIIDSGQVADWLRTHEEANYA is encoded by the coding sequence ATGGAAGACGAGAACGCACTGAAGCTCCTCCAGGAGTACTTGAACACCGCCGAACCCACCCTCGAACAGGCCGGGAAGGTCTTTACTTCGCTGACCGTCGGCGAGTACGACGACATTCACATCGCCGCTTTGCTCATCCACATCCGCACCAGGGGCGAGACGCTTGCCGACGTCGCCGGTGCCGCCCATGCCTTCCTGAAGGCCGGCCGTCCTTTCCCGATCACCGGCGAGGGCCTGATGGACACCGCGGGCACTGGTGGTGACGGTGCGAATACCATCAACATCACCACCGCGGCGTCGCTAGTCGCAGCCTCCGATGGGGTGAAGATGATTAAACACGGCAACCGCTCGGTTTCTTCCAAGTCGGGCTCGGCCGACGTCCTTGAGGCACTGAACATTCCGCTAGACCTCAATCCAGAGCGCGCCGTGCGCCAATTTGAGGAGTCCAACTTCACCTTACTCTTCGCCCCGGCCTATAACCCGGCGGTGGCACACGTGCAGCCGGTGCGCAAAACACTCGGCATCTCCACCATCTTCAACACCCTCGGTCCACTGCTTTCCCCGGGTCGCCCGGAGTTTCAGATCATGGGCATCGCCAAACCCGCGCAGGGACGCCTCATCGCGGAAGTCTTCAAGGAGCTAGGCCGCACTCGCGCGTTAGTGGTCCACGGTGCGGGCACCGATGAGATTGCTGTCCACGGCACCACCCACGTGTGGGAGCTAAAGGATGGCGAGATCACCGAATATGACGTCACGCCAGAAAGCCTCGGCATTGAACGCCACGAGCTCGCGGACCTCGTCGGCGGTGACGGCGCGGAGAATGCGCAGCTGCTTCGCGACGTCTTCGCGGGGGAGGGCAAGCCCGCACACCGCGATGCCATCGTCGCCGCGGCGGGTGCGATGTTCTATCTCTACGGCAAAACCGCAACCATCGCCGAGGGCGTCGCCCACGCGAAGGAAATCATCGACTCCGGCCAGGTGGCCGATTGGTTGCGCACCCACGAGGAGGCGAACTATGCCTAA
- a CDS encoding Rieske (2Fe-2S) protein, translated as MTQCSRRIFLLGSATTFAGAYLAACGKEPSAEIAATEVPVGSAIIVDKVIFAQPKKGEFKAYSQTCPHQGSLITQIEEMTATCTTHFTSYNLEDGSVIDGPGSKPLTEYGVETEGDKVKNVSA; from the coding sequence ATGACTCAGTGTTCACGTCGCATCTTCCTTCTTGGCTCCGCAACCACCTTCGCGGGCGCCTACCTTGCCGCATGCGGTAAGGAACCAAGCGCAGAAATCGCAGCCACCGAGGTTCCGGTCGGCTCGGCCATCATCGTAGACAAGGTCATCTTCGCGCAACCCAAGAAGGGTGAGTTTAAAGCATACTCGCAGACTTGCCCACACCAGGGCAGCCTAATCACCCAGATCGAGGAGATGACGGCAACCTGCACCACACATTTCACTTCTTACAACTTGGAAGACGGTTCCGTCATTGATGGTCCGGGCAGTAAGCCACTGACCGAGTACGGCGTTGAGACCGAAGGCGACAAGGTTAAGAACGTCTCGGCTTAA
- a CDS encoding dicarboxylate/amino acid:cation symporter — protein sequence MNLKSITGSLLFKIVAAIILGIAASFILPEWAARIFATFNGLFGNFLGFFIPVLIFALVAPAIAGLGRGAGKWLGMTVALAYGSTILAGFIAYGLSVALYPTMLAGQNIDTNVSDIEEGALQPYFTVDMPPPFEVMSALLLSFCIGVAMTAVKSDTLYAVTKELEAVVVKIIWGFVVPLLPIYIFGMFLSLGMNGNLGDVLVAFSKVLILAVVMTIVYLLFQYLVAGAIARKNPFVALKNMAPAYFTALGTSSSAATIPVSLESALKNGISRPVAGFVIPLGATIHISGSMIKLTLYAFAIVTMTGMDVSFGEAAGFIFLLAIMMVAAPGVPGGAVMVAVGLLQANMGFDDSLVALMIAAYIAIDSVGTAANVTGDGAIAMIVDRFARGEIEGLDEQSASPAEQQ from the coding sequence ATGAACCTCAAGAGTATTACTGGCTCTTTGCTCTTTAAGATCGTCGCCGCGATCATATTGGGCATTGCTGCCAGCTTCATTCTGCCGGAATGGGCCGCGCGCATCTTCGCCACGTTCAATGGGCTCTTCGGAAATTTCCTGGGCTTTTTCATCCCAGTTCTGATTTTCGCCCTCGTGGCGCCTGCGATTGCGGGGCTTGGTCGCGGCGCCGGCAAGTGGCTCGGAATGACGGTCGCACTCGCGTATGGCTCCACAATTCTCGCGGGCTTCATTGCCTATGGATTGTCAGTCGCGCTTTATCCAACGATGCTTGCGGGCCAGAACATCGATACCAACGTGTCCGATATTGAGGAAGGCGCGCTGCAGCCCTACTTCACCGTGGATATGCCGCCGCCATTTGAAGTAATGTCGGCGTTGCTTTTGTCCTTCTGTATCGGCGTCGCGATGACTGCGGTGAAATCCGACACTCTCTACGCGGTGACCAAAGAGCTGGAAGCCGTCGTAGTCAAGATCATCTGGGGATTCGTCGTTCCGCTTCTGCCGATCTACATCTTCGGCATGTTCTTGTCGCTGGGAATGAATGGCAATCTTGGCGACGTCCTCGTTGCCTTCTCGAAGGTGCTTATCCTCGCCGTCGTCATGACCATCGTGTACCTCCTCTTCCAGTACCTGGTCGCTGGTGCAATCGCGCGGAAGAATCCCTTCGTCGCGCTAAAGAATATGGCACCGGCCTATTTCACCGCGCTGGGTACCTCATCCTCGGCTGCCACGATTCCGGTCTCCCTAGAGTCCGCGCTCAAGAATGGCATCTCCCGTCCGGTGGCTGGTTTCGTCATTCCGCTCGGTGCAACCATCCACATCTCGGGCTCGATGATCAAGCTGACCCTGTACGCTTTCGCCATCGTCACGATGACGGGCATGGATGTTTCCTTTGGCGAGGCGGCAGGGTTCATCTTTCTTCTGGCCATCATGATGGTTGCTGCGCCTGGCGTCCCAGGCGGTGCGGTGATGGTTGCGGTGGGTCTTCTGCAGGCAAACATGGGCTTCGATGATTCCCTCGTGGCGCTTATGATTGCGGCATACATTGCCATCGACTCTGTCGGAACCGCAGCGAATGTCACGGGCGACGGTGCAATCGCGATGATTGTGGATCGCTTCGCGCGCGGCGAAATTGAGGGCCTTGACGAGCAATCCGCTTCCCCAGCCGAACAACAGTAA
- a CDS encoding bile acid:sodium symporter family protein — MTSRLKKIDPLILLIVSAVIVAIIFPARGEFAAVFDSLTNIAIALLFFLYGARLSTAEALAGLKNWRLHLTILAFTFVAYPLLGLALRPLTAFISQDMYLGILFLTLVPSTVQSSVAFTSVAKGNVAGAIVSASASNLVGVVLTPLLVMALMGAGDGISVDGGVFLEISLLLLAPFVLGQLTRRWVKDFAANKGTKIVDRGSIAMVVYGAFSKGVVDGIWGSIKIWELVSLVALSIAMVAFMLWLTRIISSHIGFGREDVIAIEFCGSKKSLATGLPMASVIFAAGGTSLGLLILPLMIYHQVQLMICSWLAARYAGQS, encoded by the coding sequence ATGACTTCGCGCCTCAAGAAGATAGATCCGCTCATCTTGCTCATCGTCTCCGCGGTAATAGTCGCTATTATTTTCCCGGCCAGAGGAGAATTTGCCGCAGTCTTCGACTCGTTAACGAACATCGCTATTGCGCTGCTGTTCTTCCTCTACGGTGCTCGTCTTTCTACTGCGGAAGCACTGGCAGGGCTGAAAAATTGGCGCTTACATTTAACGATCTTGGCTTTTACTTTCGTGGCCTATCCGTTGCTGGGATTAGCACTTCGCCCACTTACGGCATTCATTTCACAGGACATGTATCTGGGAATCCTGTTCCTAACGCTGGTGCCATCAACAGTGCAATCCTCGGTGGCCTTTACCTCGGTGGCGAAAGGAAATGTCGCGGGAGCCATCGTGTCTGCCTCGGCCTCAAACCTAGTCGGAGTCGTCCTAACTCCTTTGTTAGTCATGGCGCTGATGGGCGCGGGAGATGGCATATCGGTAGACGGGGGAGTCTTCCTGGAGATCAGTCTGCTTCTGCTTGCACCTTTCGTTTTAGGTCAACTCACGCGTCGCTGGGTAAAGGACTTTGCCGCTAACAAAGGCACAAAGATCGTCGACCGTGGTTCGATCGCGATGGTGGTTTATGGCGCCTTCTCCAAGGGAGTGGTCGACGGCATCTGGGGCTCAATCAAGATCTGGGAGCTGGTGTCCCTCGTGGCGCTTTCCATCGCTATGGTGGCCTTCATGCTGTGGCTAACGCGCATCATTAGCTCCCACATCGGGTTCGGGCGCGAGGACGTCATCGCCATCGAATTCTGTGGTTCCAAGAAGTCTCTCGCCACCGGGCTGCCCATGGCGTCAGTTATCTTCGCGGCGGGTGGGACCTCATTGGGGCTTTTAATCCTGCCGCTGATGATTTACCACCAGGTTCAGCTAATGATCTGCTCCTGGCTGGCCGCCCGGTATGCTGGGCAGTCATGA